From a region of the Takifugu flavidus isolate HTHZ2018 chromosome 20, ASM371156v2, whole genome shotgun sequence genome:
- the LOC130517412 gene encoding general transcription factor 3C polypeptide 5-like isoform X3: MCSAPLMFSKESPLLPSLGFLKNPNLTPAGMGYCRRRGLLSSVSRLMIFRPRVLGAKTASTSTSGSLKANMTFAYSNRRLELRFRPQDPFCHSLCGNRFSSSNLILRVRRRVRKNNPKDAEIHMDILGVIGTTYKFHGMADFQCLAMHSEGGKNTSLYDKIILRKVESRAFFEQDLPYFLPPAIFSRLDTPVDYFYRPDIHQKPITGKRSSNNTNLIGLNRTRRRHNAIFVSFTEPSVPTKCLEGAITNWEQVCQKDHDKQAEEQLRKMFESRPIWSRNTVKANINIQPDKLKLLLPVVAYYMVTGPWRSLWVRFGYDPRKMKDSKKYQLLDFRIRCSTKHGYSSSDMPGKPKRSALNYNLPITVNKTVPQPASLMELTTQEGPSTSRDTASSIYQLKESSYIFREGMLPPHRQMFYQLCDLDVESIVGALPEAQTQRPVELEPSRGRGQGKGGHSGRGGQGR, translated from the exons ATGTGTTCCGCTCCGTTGATGTTTTCAAAGGAATCCCCTTTGCTGCCAAGCCTGGGCTTTttgaaaaacccaaacctcaCCCCGGCTGGGATG GGATACTGCAGGCGACGAGGTTTGCTGAGCAGTGTCTCCAGATTAATGATCTTCAGACCACGAGTCTTGGGAGCGAAGACTGCCTCCACCTCAACATCTGGGTCCCTCAAGGCAAACATG ACTTTTGCCTACTCAAACAGACGTCTTGAGCTCCGTTTCAGACCTCAAGACCCTTTCTGCCACTCTCTCTGTGGAAACCGCTTTTCCTCAAGCAACCTCATCCTGAGAGTGAGGCGTCGGGTGCGAAAAAATAACCCCAAGGATGCTGAGATCCACATGGACATACTGGGAGTCATTGGAACAACGTACAAATTCCatg GGATGGCAGACTTTCAGTGCCTTGCTATGCATTCAGAAGGTGGAAAAAATACATCTTTGTATGACAAAATTATCCTCCGCAAAGTTGAGAGCCGAGCATTTTTTGAGCAGGACTTGCCCTACTTTCTGCCCCCGGCCATCTTCTCACGCCTAGACACTCCTGTGGATTACTTTTACCGACCTGACATCCATCAAAAACCTATCACTGG GAAGCGGTCCTCTAATAATACTAATTTAATCGGTTTAAACCGCACTCGGAGGCGTCACAATGCCATCTTTGTCAGCTTCACTGAACCCTCCGTACCCACCAAGTGCCTTGAGGGAGCCATAACTAACTGGGAACAAGTTTGCCAAAAAGATCACGATAAGCAGGCTGAAGAACAGTTGAGAAAG aTGTTTGAGAGCCGGCCCATCTGGTCACGGAACACTGTCAAGGCCAACATCAATATCCAGCCTGATAAACTGAAATTACTGCTGCCTGTTGTGGCTTACTATATG GTGACAGGACCATGGAGAAGTTTGTGGGTTAGGTTTGGATATGACCCCAGAAAGATGAAGGATTCAAAGAAATATCAGCTGCTGGACTTCAGGATCAGGTGCAGCACGAAGCATG GATATTCATCATCAGATATGCCAGGAAAACCCAAGCGGAGCGCCCTTAACTACAATCTACCTATTACAGTCAACAAAACAG ttccacaACCAGCCAGTTTAATGGAACTTACAACTCAGGAGGGCCCCAGTACCAGTCGGGACACAGCCTCAAGCATATACCAGCTAAAG GAGTCCTCCTACATTTTCCGAGAGGGCATGCTGCCTCCCCACAGACAGATGTTTTATCAGCTGTGTGACTTGGATGTAGAAAG CATTGTTGGTGCACTCCCAGAAGCGCAGACGCAGAGGCCTGTTGAGCTTGAACCATCCAGAGGTAGGGGACAAGGCAAAGGAGGACattcaggaagaggaggacaaggaagatga
- the LOC130517412 gene encoding general transcription factor 3C polypeptide 5-like isoform X2 gives MCSAPLMFSKESPLLPSLGFLKNPNLTPAGMTFAYSNRRLELRFRPQDPFCHSLCGNRFSSSNLILRVRRRVRKNNPKDAEIHMDILGVIGTTYKFHGMADFQCLAMHSEGGKNTSLYDKIILRKVESRAFFEQDLPYFLPPAIFSRLDTPVDYFYRPDIHQKPITGKRSSNNTNLIGLNRTRRRHNAIFVSFTEPSVPTKCLEGAITNWEQVCQKDHDKQAEEQLRKMFESRPIWSRNTVKANINIQPDKLKLLLPVVAYYMVTGPWRSLWVRFGYDPRKMKDSKKYQLLDFRIRCSTKHGYSSSDMPGKPKRSALNYNLPITVNKTVPQPASLMELTTQEGPSTSRDTASSIYQLKESSYIFREGMLPPHRQMFYQLCDLDVESIRQVVDQNTGEEQVCEERDGWCVPGTKDKLRDMISGMIKKVVRGQKPALLVHSQKRRRRGLLSLNHPEVGDKAKEDIQEEEDKEDEEEDEDDDFQLSEESENEMETEMLDYI, from the exons ATGTGTTCCGCTCCGTTGATGTTTTCAAAGGAATCCCCTTTGCTGCCAAGCCTGGGCTTTttgaaaaacccaaacctcaCCCCGGCTGGGATG ACTTTTGCCTACTCAAACAGACGTCTTGAGCTCCGTTTCAGACCTCAAGACCCTTTCTGCCACTCTCTCTGTGGAAACCGCTTTTCCTCAAGCAACCTCATCCTGAGAGTGAGGCGTCGGGTGCGAAAAAATAACCCCAAGGATGCTGAGATCCACATGGACATACTGGGAGTCATTGGAACAACGTACAAATTCCatg GGATGGCAGACTTTCAGTGCCTTGCTATGCATTCAGAAGGTGGAAAAAATACATCTTTGTATGACAAAATTATCCTCCGCAAAGTTGAGAGCCGAGCATTTTTTGAGCAGGACTTGCCCTACTTTCTGCCCCCGGCCATCTTCTCACGCCTAGACACTCCTGTGGATTACTTTTACCGACCTGACATCCATCAAAAACCTATCACTGG GAAGCGGTCCTCTAATAATACTAATTTAATCGGTTTAAACCGCACTCGGAGGCGTCACAATGCCATCTTTGTCAGCTTCACTGAACCCTCCGTACCCACCAAGTGCCTTGAGGGAGCCATAACTAACTGGGAACAAGTTTGCCAAAAAGATCACGATAAGCAGGCTGAAGAACAGTTGAGAAAG aTGTTTGAGAGCCGGCCCATCTGGTCACGGAACACTGTCAAGGCCAACATCAATATCCAGCCTGATAAACTGAAATTACTGCTGCCTGTTGTGGCTTACTATATG GTGACAGGACCATGGAGAAGTTTGTGGGTTAGGTTTGGATATGACCCCAGAAAGATGAAGGATTCAAAGAAATATCAGCTGCTGGACTTCAGGATCAGGTGCAGCACGAAGCATG GATATTCATCATCAGATATGCCAGGAAAACCCAAGCGGAGCGCCCTTAACTACAATCTACCTATTACAGTCAACAAAACAG ttccacaACCAGCCAGTTTAATGGAACTTACAACTCAGGAGGGCCCCAGTACCAGTCGGGACACAGCCTCAAGCATATACCAGCTAAAG GAGTCCTCCTACATTTTCCGAGAGGGCATGCTGCCTCCCCACAGACAGATGTTTTATCAGCTGTGTGACTTGGATGTAGAAAG TATCAGACAGGTGGTCGATCAGAACACCGGTGAGGAGCAGGTTTGTGAGGAGCGAGACGGCTGGTGCGTTCCCGGCACTAAAGATAAGTTGAGGGACATGATCTCGGGAATGATCAAGAAGGTGGTCCGAGGCCAGAAACCTG CATTGTTGGTGCACTCCCAGAAGCGCAGACGCAGAGGCCTGTTGAGCTTGAACCATCCAGAGGTAGGGGACAAGGCAAAGGAGGACattcaggaagaggaggacaaggaagatgaggaggaagatgaagacgatGACTTTCAGCTATCGGAGGAAAGCGAAAatgagatggagacagaaatgCTGGATTATATTTAA
- the LOC130517412 gene encoding general transcription factor 3C polypeptide 5-like isoform X1 — protein sequence MCSAPLMFSKESPLLPSLGFLKNPNLTPAGMGYCRRRGLLSSVSRLMIFRPRVLGAKTASTSTSGSLKANMTFAYSNRRLELRFRPQDPFCHSLCGNRFSSSNLILRVRRRVRKNNPKDAEIHMDILGVIGTTYKFHGMADFQCLAMHSEGGKNTSLYDKIILRKVESRAFFEQDLPYFLPPAIFSRLDTPVDYFYRPDIHQKPITGKRSSNNTNLIGLNRTRRRHNAIFVSFTEPSVPTKCLEGAITNWEQVCQKDHDKQAEEQLRKMFESRPIWSRNTVKANINIQPDKLKLLLPVVAYYMVTGPWRSLWVRFGYDPRKMKDSKKYQLLDFRIRCSTKHGYSSSDMPGKPKRSALNYNLPITVNKTVPQPASLMELTTQEGPSTSRDTASSIYQLKESSYIFREGMLPPHRQMFYQLCDLDVESIRQVVDQNTGEEQVCEERDGWCVPGTKDKLRDMISGMIKKVVRGQKPALLVHSQKRRRRGLLSLNHPEVGDKAKEDIQEEEDKEDEEEDEDDDFQLSEESENEMETEMLDYI from the exons ATGTGTTCCGCTCCGTTGATGTTTTCAAAGGAATCCCCTTTGCTGCCAAGCCTGGGCTTTttgaaaaacccaaacctcaCCCCGGCTGGGATG GGATACTGCAGGCGACGAGGTTTGCTGAGCAGTGTCTCCAGATTAATGATCTTCAGACCACGAGTCTTGGGAGCGAAGACTGCCTCCACCTCAACATCTGGGTCCCTCAAGGCAAACATG ACTTTTGCCTACTCAAACAGACGTCTTGAGCTCCGTTTCAGACCTCAAGACCCTTTCTGCCACTCTCTCTGTGGAAACCGCTTTTCCTCAAGCAACCTCATCCTGAGAGTGAGGCGTCGGGTGCGAAAAAATAACCCCAAGGATGCTGAGATCCACATGGACATACTGGGAGTCATTGGAACAACGTACAAATTCCatg GGATGGCAGACTTTCAGTGCCTTGCTATGCATTCAGAAGGTGGAAAAAATACATCTTTGTATGACAAAATTATCCTCCGCAAAGTTGAGAGCCGAGCATTTTTTGAGCAGGACTTGCCCTACTTTCTGCCCCCGGCCATCTTCTCACGCCTAGACACTCCTGTGGATTACTTTTACCGACCTGACATCCATCAAAAACCTATCACTGG GAAGCGGTCCTCTAATAATACTAATTTAATCGGTTTAAACCGCACTCGGAGGCGTCACAATGCCATCTTTGTCAGCTTCACTGAACCCTCCGTACCCACCAAGTGCCTTGAGGGAGCCATAACTAACTGGGAACAAGTTTGCCAAAAAGATCACGATAAGCAGGCTGAAGAACAGTTGAGAAAG aTGTTTGAGAGCCGGCCCATCTGGTCACGGAACACTGTCAAGGCCAACATCAATATCCAGCCTGATAAACTGAAATTACTGCTGCCTGTTGTGGCTTACTATATG GTGACAGGACCATGGAGAAGTTTGTGGGTTAGGTTTGGATATGACCCCAGAAAGATGAAGGATTCAAAGAAATATCAGCTGCTGGACTTCAGGATCAGGTGCAGCACGAAGCATG GATATTCATCATCAGATATGCCAGGAAAACCCAAGCGGAGCGCCCTTAACTACAATCTACCTATTACAGTCAACAAAACAG ttccacaACCAGCCAGTTTAATGGAACTTACAACTCAGGAGGGCCCCAGTACCAGTCGGGACACAGCCTCAAGCATATACCAGCTAAAG GAGTCCTCCTACATTTTCCGAGAGGGCATGCTGCCTCCCCACAGACAGATGTTTTATCAGCTGTGTGACTTGGATGTAGAAAG TATCAGACAGGTGGTCGATCAGAACACCGGTGAGGAGCAGGTTTGTGAGGAGCGAGACGGCTGGTGCGTTCCCGGCACTAAAGATAAGTTGAGGGACATGATCTCGGGAATGATCAAGAAGGTGGTCCGAGGCCAGAAACCTG CATTGTTGGTGCACTCCCAGAAGCGCAGACGCAGAGGCCTGTTGAGCTTGAACCATCCAGAGGTAGGGGACAAGGCAAAGGAGGACattcaggaagaggaggacaaggaagatgaggaggaagatgaagacgatGACTTTCAGCTATCGGAGGAAAGCGAAAatgagatggagacagaaatgCTGGATTATATTTAA
- the LOC130517410 gene encoding bile salt-activated lipase-like translates to MAMFGIVVAVAVFLETVSATSLGVVYTEGGMVEGVNIRLGFRRHMDIFMGIPFADMPGRFEKPKRHPGWDGVLKAKEYRNRCLQVNFRMTDTRGSEDCLYLNIWIPHGSSVSTDLPVMLWIYGGGFMIGGSMDGKFLDDYLYSGQEIAERGEVIVVTVGYRVGTLGFLSTGDSSLPGNYGLWDQQAAIAWVHRNIHSFGGDPDNITLFGESAGGASVSFQTLTPHNKGTIRRAISQSGVALCPWAVNRNPRRFAEEVALKVNCPTDEKMAACLKMTDPELLTLAGSFNMSSSPDNPLISNLVLSPVIDGDFLPDEPYNLFHNAADIDYIAGVNDMDGHLFTTFDIPSINSQLVDTPVDEMKRLLRSYTKEKGAEAAEIGFSTYTLNWGSNPNRETIKTTVVDVGTDYIFLVATQVALYLHAAHAKTRRTYSYMFSEPSRLGGIAKPYPSWMGADHADDLFYVFGKPFTTPIVYRQRHRDVSGYMIAYWTNFAKTGDPNKGDLSVPVTWPQFTSTGHQYLEIHSKMDSGYVHQKMRIGYVHFWTSVLPNLNVTISE, encoded by the exons ATGGCAATGTTTGGGATTGTGGTGGCTGTTGCCGTCTTTCTGGAGACAGTCTCTGCCACCTCT CTTGGGGTTGTGTACACCGAGGGTGGCATGGTGGAGGGGGTTAACATCCGCCTCGGGTTCCGCCGACACATGGACATTTTCATGGGCATTCCCTTTGCCGACATGCCTGGAAGGTTTGAGAAACCAAAGCGTCACCCTGGCTGGGACG gtgttctcaAAGCCAAGGAATATAGAAATAGATGCCTCCAGGTCAATTTTCGAATGACCGACACCAGAGGGAGTGAGGACTGTCTTTACCTCAACATCTGGATTCCTCATGGTAGCTCAG TGTCTACTGATCTGCCAGTCATGTTGTGGATCTACGGAGGAGGTTTCATGATTGGTGGGTCCATGGATGGCAAATTCCTGGATGACTATCTGTACAGCGGACAGGAAATtgctgaaagaggagaagtCATTGTGGTGACGGTGGGGTACCGTGTGGGCACTCTGGGCTTCCTGAGCACCGGAGATTCTAGTTTACCTG GAAACTATGGGCTTTGGGACCAGCAAGCCGCCATTGCTTGGGTGCACAGGAACATCCATTCATTTGGAGGAGATCCTGACAACATCACCCTCTTCGGAGAGTCCGCAGGTGGAGCTAGTGTCAGCTTCCAG ACCCTCACTCCCCACAACAAAGGGACGATCAGGAGGGCCATCTCCCAGAGCGGCGTGGCCCTCTGCCCGTGGGCTGTCAACAGGAACCCCCGCAGGTTTGCTGAGGAG GTTGCTCTGAAGGTCAACTGCCCCACTGATGAAAAAATGGCCGCCTGTTTGAAGATGACTGACCCCGAACTGCTTACATTGGCTGGTTCCTTCAATATGAGCAGCTCACCCGATA ACCCCCTCATATCCAACCTGGTCTTGTCTCCTGTGATCGATGGGGACTTCCTGCCAGACGAGCCTTACAACCTGTTTCACAACGCAGCAGACATCGACTACATCGCTGGAGTCAATGACATGGACGGACACCTCTTCACTACATTTGATATTCCTTCAATCAACTCACAGCTGGTAGACACCCCCGT TGATGAAATGAAAAGGCTCCTGAGATCCTACACTAAGGAGAAGGgtgcagaggctgcagaaatTGGCTTTTCCACATACACCTTAAACTGGGGATCAAATCCCAATAGGGAGACCATCAAGACAACTGTGGTGGATGTTGGAACAGACTACATCTTCCTGGTTGCTACTCAGGTTGCCCTTTACCTTCACGCTGCCCATGCCAA AACGAGACGCACCTACTCATACATGTTCTCAGAGCCCAGCCGTCTGGGTGGTATTGCCAAGCCTTACCCCAGCTGGATGGGAGCCGACCATGCTGATGACCTTTTTTATGTCTTCGGAAAGCCATTTACCACCCCTATCGTATACCGGCAACGACACAGGGATGTCTCTGGCTACATGATTGCCTACTGGACCAACTTTGCCAAAACTGG TGATCCCAACAAGGGAGACTTGAGTGTGCCTGTTACATGGCCTCAGTTCACCAGCACTGGACATCAATACCTGGAAATCCACTCAAAGATGGACTCAGGCTATGTGCACCAGAAGATGAGGATTGGTTATGTGCATTTCTGGACTAGCGTCCTCCCCAACCTCAATGTAACCATCTCTgaataa
- the LOC130517412 gene encoding general transcription factor 3C polypeptide 5-like isoform X4, with the protein MADFQCLAMHSEGGKNTSLYDKIILRKVESRAFFEQDLPYFLPPAIFSRLDTPVDYFYRPDIHQKPITGKRSSNNTNLIGLNRTRRRHNAIFVSFTEPSVPTKCLEGAITNWEQVCQKDHDKQAEEQLRKMFESRPIWSRNTVKANINIQPDKLKLLLPVVAYYMVTGPWRSLWVRFGYDPRKMKDSKKYQLLDFRIRCSTKHGYSSSDMPGKPKRSALNYNLPITVNKTVPQPASLMELTTQEGPSTSRDTASSIYQLKESSYIFREGMLPPHRQMFYQLCDLDVESIRQVVDQNTGEEQVCEERDGWCVPGTKDKLRDMISGMIKKVVRGQKPALLVHSQKRRRRGLLSLNHPEVGDKAKEDIQEEEDKEDEEEDEDDDFQLSEESENEMETEMLDYI; encoded by the exons ATGGCAGACTTTCAGTGCCTTGCTATGCATTCAGAAGGTGGAAAAAATACATCTTTGTATGACAAAATTATCCTCCGCAAAGTTGAGAGCCGAGCATTTTTTGAGCAGGACTTGCCCTACTTTCTGCCCCCGGCCATCTTCTCACGCCTAGACACTCCTGTGGATTACTTTTACCGACCTGACATCCATCAAAAACCTATCACTGG GAAGCGGTCCTCTAATAATACTAATTTAATCGGTTTAAACCGCACTCGGAGGCGTCACAATGCCATCTTTGTCAGCTTCACTGAACCCTCCGTACCCACCAAGTGCCTTGAGGGAGCCATAACTAACTGGGAACAAGTTTGCCAAAAAGATCACGATAAGCAGGCTGAAGAACAGTTGAGAAAG aTGTTTGAGAGCCGGCCCATCTGGTCACGGAACACTGTCAAGGCCAACATCAATATCCAGCCTGATAAACTGAAATTACTGCTGCCTGTTGTGGCTTACTATATG GTGACAGGACCATGGAGAAGTTTGTGGGTTAGGTTTGGATATGACCCCAGAAAGATGAAGGATTCAAAGAAATATCAGCTGCTGGACTTCAGGATCAGGTGCAGCACGAAGCATG GATATTCATCATCAGATATGCCAGGAAAACCCAAGCGGAGCGCCCTTAACTACAATCTACCTATTACAGTCAACAAAACAG ttccacaACCAGCCAGTTTAATGGAACTTACAACTCAGGAGGGCCCCAGTACCAGTCGGGACACAGCCTCAAGCATATACCAGCTAAAG GAGTCCTCCTACATTTTCCGAGAGGGCATGCTGCCTCCCCACAGACAGATGTTTTATCAGCTGTGTGACTTGGATGTAGAAAG TATCAGACAGGTGGTCGATCAGAACACCGGTGAGGAGCAGGTTTGTGAGGAGCGAGACGGCTGGTGCGTTCCCGGCACTAAAGATAAGTTGAGGGACATGATCTCGGGAATGATCAAGAAGGTGGTCCGAGGCCAGAAACCTG CATTGTTGGTGCACTCCCAGAAGCGCAGACGCAGAGGCCTGTTGAGCTTGAACCATCCAGAGGTAGGGGACAAGGCAAAGGAGGACattcaggaagaggaggacaaggaagatgaggaggaagatgaagacgatGACTTTCAGCTATCGGAGGAAAGCGAAAatgagatggagacagaaatgCTGGATTATATTTAA